CTGAAACAATGATTAGGGAACTTTTTAATTTCCCCAATTTGTGTTGCCCTTGCCATTGTAAAATAACAAATGGTTGGTGTGAAACTGACACACATTCTAATCATAGACATAGAAGCTCTAAGATTTGCAGCTTTTTTGATAAGAAGCTTCAAAGTTTTGCATTTGCTTCATTTGTTTTGactaaattttttatagaagtattcatttttctttacttgtagTTATGTCAGAGGACATGGTCAAGGATGGATATGAGGACATAATGAACATTGACATTTCATCAGTGGCCATTGAGATGATGAGAAGAAAATATGAATACATCCCTCAGCTGAAATGTATCCTCTTAAAAGAACTACATTAATTCCTCTGTAAAATCTTAGATTACCTTTTCTGAAGTAAGCCCCAAATTTTGTGGGAAAATTTCCTTAATGAATCTCGATAGATATGCAAATGGATGTTAGGGATATGAGCTTCTTCCCTGATGAATCATTTGACAGTATCATTGATAAAGGTAGGGATCTGTCCTTTCATTACATGCTTTATCAATATTTGAGATCTGTTAaactaaatttgtttttgtttgttgatgATATTTTGTCATTGCCATGGCATTTGCACTTTGCTGATCCTTGAACCAGGAACTCTTGATTCTTTGATGGTATGATGGGTATTGAAATGTTCTCATTATTCCTGAAGTTCATAGTTTGGCATACTCTAATCCATTCATTTGTGGTTGTGATTTCCAGTGTGGCACTGATGCTCCAATTAGTGCAACTCAAATGCTAGGGGAAGTGAGTAGGTTGTAGAATATATCTACgacttgtttttatttatttatttgtaaatcTCCTCACTAGgcatgcttcttttttcttgcaGGCTGCTTAAACCTGGAGGGATCTATATGTTGGTAAACATATACCCATAGACGAggctgtaattttttttttttgttattgctgttttgttttttctgttcAGATTGCATGACCCATTCTTAATTTGTCATTTACAGATAACCTATGGCGATCCTTCAGTAAGGATGCCTCATTTGATCCGACCAGTGTACAATTGGAAAACTCTGTTGTACATTATACGTAAGTTTCTCTTTGTTCCTTTAGTTTTCTAGAAGTCAGTCAAGGCTCAAGCTTCCGGATTgttgtttcattttcttttcctctttgaaCAAATGTAGTGAATCTAGGTTGCATTATATTCCTTGTTTCTGTCTGGTTccaaatgtatatatattgttttgctTGGATGGTGGATGTTGCATGGAGTTAAGTGGATTTTAGCTGTTTACACTTGTGGTCTTCTTTTTGAATGGTTAGTCTCACACGTGCACCTGTGCACCCAATGGGTCTTATAAGGGGGAGGAGGTGCTAGTTGAGCTAGGGCTCATTGGCTTACAATTGTGGTTTGTTTACTTATGAAACCTTTGTTTTCTCAAATATTCATAATTATATCATAATAATAAGCCAATGGCCCTGTTTTTTGGATTAATATACACTAACTTAAGGGTCCAAATTGTTATTTTTGTAGTTCTCTTTGTTTCACTCTTGTTTACTATGACTAAGGGTTAGTATTCAGTTTGAGTGCATTGTAcaatttattttgatgtgttttttgtgGGTTCGTGCATGTGTGAGTGGGATATTACACAATTTTGCAGGGTAAGTTAGATTGGGGAACACGTGGAAATCCTACACTATGTTCACTGTTTTGAACTTCCAACCTTTATATGAGAGGAAAGTAGGGATTAGAGAAGCTCTCTAGGTACAATTTGAGACATAGCTTGTTGGTATCCATAACTTGTTTAAGGCTTTAGGACATCAGGCCTTGGAGTGAGCACACATGTGGGCTGCACGCACCTGGCCGTTTGTGGTCCATGCAGTTATACACCCATGATTTCATTTCTCCTACATCTAAATAGTTGTACGTTCCTATTTTTTGCACGTCTGTTAAAACGATTATTCTCTTTATGGCCAATTGACTACAGTGATATTGTGACCCAATTATTGGTGGCTATTTATATGTATCTTGTCCTCTCTTTTGTAgcttatatatattacaactcTTTTTGATCCATTTTGGGAGGACTGAGGAAAATGTTGTTGGGGTGACATAAAAAAGTTTTAGTAATTCTTAAGGCACCTTTTGGAAATAGGATAGGTTGCATATTATCAGTGTTCACAGAATCAGTTGATACCTTATTTCAAATATAATGTTATAACTCTTCCAAAATGAGAGGAAGTGGCTTTTGTTCTTTTCATATGAAGtctatttggaattttttaattgattggtAAGTTAGACATGCACttagtgggtcttgaacccataaCCTCATCCTCTGTCCCGTTATTATGGAAGGAGGAAGTttcatttgagctagagctcattggtgAAGTCTCCTTCTGGAAATTGATTGTCTATTTCTAAGTCATCAATCATTTATAACAACTTATGTAT
This genomic stretch from Quercus robur chromosome 4, dhQueRobu3.1, whole genome shotgun sequence harbors:
- the LOC126723800 gene encoding uncharacterized protein LOC126723800 is translated as MYRDTSSCNTYNYGDALYWDARYIQEGGSFDWYQRYSALRPFVRKYVRPSSRVLMVGCGNAVMSEDMVKDGYEDIMNIDISSVAIEMMRRKYEYIPQLKYMQMDVRDMSFFPDESFDSIIDKGTLDSLMCGTDAPISATQMLGEVSRLLKPGGIYMLITYGDPSVRMPHLIRPVYNWKTLLYIIPRPGFEKDEGCSSAKKSYLEPVPTTENGLLPPSFVLEDPDSHFIYVCRKMDETELIFTPTH